From the Gallaecimonas kandeliae genome, one window contains:
- the trxB gene encoding thioredoxin-disulfide reductase, which produces MKHARLMILGSGPAGYTAAVYAARANLNPVLITGMQQGGQLTTTTEVENWPGDADDLTGPLLMERMQRHAEKFNTEILFDHINEVDFNQRPFILKGDNGEYSCDALIIATGASAKYLGLESETTFAGRGVSACATCDGFFYRNQKVAVVGGGNTAVEEALYLANIASEVHLVHRRDSFRAEKILIDRLHKKVEEGKIVLHLNRTLDEVLGDDMGVTAVRLASTIGETSEDVAVAGCFIAIGHKPNTDIFAGQLEMKDGYLKVQSGLEGNATQTSVPGVFACGDVMDHIYRQAITSAGTGCMAALDAERYLDGLAG; this is translated from the coding sequence ATGAAACACGCTCGCCTGATGATCCTGGGCTCAGGCCCTGCTGGCTACACCGCCGCCGTCTATGCCGCGCGCGCCAACCTCAACCCTGTGCTGATCACCGGTATGCAGCAGGGCGGCCAGCTGACCACCACCACCGAAGTGGAAAACTGGCCCGGCGACGCCGACGACCTGACCGGCCCTCTGCTGATGGAGCGGATGCAGCGTCACGCCGAGAAGTTCAACACCGAGATCCTCTTCGACCACATCAACGAAGTGGACTTCAACCAGCGCCCCTTCATCCTCAAGGGTGACAACGGCGAGTACTCCTGCGACGCCCTGATCATCGCCACCGGCGCCTCCGCCAAATACCTGGGCCTGGAATCCGAGACCACCTTCGCCGGTCGCGGCGTTTCCGCCTGCGCCACCTGCGACGGTTTCTTCTACCGCAACCAGAAGGTGGCTGTAGTGGGCGGCGGCAACACCGCCGTTGAAGAGGCCCTGTATCTCGCCAACATCGCGTCCGAAGTGCACCTGGTGCACCGCCGCGACAGCTTCCGCGCCGAGAAGATCCTCATCGACCGCCTGCACAAGAAGGTCGAAGAGGGCAAAATCGTGCTGCACCTCAACCGCACCCTGGACGAAGTGCTGGGCGACGACATGGGCGTCACCGCCGTACGCCTGGCCTCCACCATTGGTGAAACTTCTGAAGACGTGGCCGTGGCCGGTTGCTTCATCGCCATAGGCCACAAGCCCAACACCGACATCTTCGCCGGCCAGCTGGAGATGAAGGACGGCTACCTCAAGGTCCAAAGCGGCCTGGAAGGCAACGCCACCCAGACCTCCGTCCCCGGCGTCTTCGCCTGTGGTGACGTCATGGACCATATCTACCGTCAGGCCATCACCTCCGCCGGCACCGGCTGCATGGCGGCCCTGGACGCCGAGCGTTATCTCGACGGCCTGGCAGGCTAA
- the ald gene encoding alanine dehydrogenase, with protein sequence MIIGVPKEIKNHEYRVGMVPASVRELVNHGHQVLVETNAGLGIGFTDEDYVAAGAGILATAEEVFAKAEMIVKVKEPLAQERARLRQDQLLFTYLHLAPDLAQTEDLVKSGAVCIAYETVTDDRGGLPLLAPMSEVAGRMSIQAGAQALEKSRGGRGVLISGVPGTEPAKVVIIGGGVVGSNAARMAVGMRADVTILDRSIDTLRRLDAEFGGRAKVLYSTADALEHHVLEADLVIGAVLIPGAAAPKLVTADHIKRMKQGAAIVDVAIDQGGCFETSKATTHAEPTYIVDDVVHYCVANMPGAVARTSTFALNNATLPYIIKLANKGYKQALLDDKHLLAGLNVMHGKVTCKEVAEAHKLAFTEPMSLLNT encoded by the coding sequence ATGATCATCGGCGTACCTAAAGAGATTAAGAACCACGAATACCGCGTCGGCATGGTGCCCGCTTCCGTCCGCGAGCTGGTCAACCACGGCCACCAGGTTCTGGTTGAAACCAACGCCGGCCTCGGCATCGGTTTTACCGATGAAGATTACGTCGCCGCCGGCGCCGGTATCCTGGCCACCGCCGAAGAGGTGTTCGCCAAGGCCGAGATGATCGTCAAGGTCAAAGAGCCCCTGGCCCAGGAACGCGCCCGCCTGCGCCAAGACCAACTGCTGTTCACCTATCTGCACCTGGCCCCCGACCTGGCCCAGACCGAAGATCTGGTCAAGTCCGGCGCCGTCTGCATCGCCTATGAAACCGTCACCGACGATCGCGGCGGCCTGCCCCTGCTGGCCCCCATGTCCGAAGTAGCCGGCCGCATGTCCATCCAGGCCGGAGCCCAGGCCCTGGAAAAATCCCGCGGTGGCCGTGGCGTACTGATCTCCGGCGTCCCCGGCACTGAACCTGCCAAGGTCGTCATCATCGGTGGCGGTGTGGTGGGTTCCAACGCTGCCCGCATGGCTGTCGGCATGCGCGCCGACGTTACCATCCTCGACCGTTCCATCGACACCCTGCGCCGCCTGGACGCCGAGTTCGGTGGCCGCGCCAAGGTGCTGTACTCCACCGCTGACGCCCTGGAGCACCACGTGCTGGAAGCCGATCTCGTGATCGGTGCCGTACTGATCCCCGGCGCCGCCGCGCCCAAGCTGGTCACCGCCGACCACATCAAGCGCATGAAGCAAGGCGCTGCCATCGTTGACGTCGCCATCGACCAGGGCGGCTGCTTCGAGACTTCCAAGGCCACCACCCACGCCGAACCCACCTACATCGTTGACGACGTGGTGCACTACTGCGTAGCCAACATGCCTGGCGCCGTGGCCCGTACCTCCACCTTCGCCCTGAACAACGCCACCCTGCCCTACATCATCAAACTGGCCAACAAGGGCTACAAACAAGCCCTGCTGGACGACAAGCACCTGCTGGCCGGTCTGAACGTGATGCACGGCAAGGTCACCTGCAAAGAAGTGGCCGAAGCCCACAAGCTGGCCTTCACCGAGCCCATGAGCCTGCTGAACACTTAA
- the aat gene encoding leucyl/phenylalanyl-tRNA--protein transferase: MALPELPDNPCLFPDPVHALDQPNGLLAFGGDLSPTRLMAAYRLGIFPWFNPGEPILWWSPNPRGVIAPGEVVINTSLRKWLRKTPYRYRCNTAFDQVLGGCAAPREGQSGTWLSPQMRTAYNRLHGLGFAHSVEVWLEDKLVGGLYGVTVGNIFCGESMFHRHPNASKAAFVALHAHLEGKAALIDCQLMNPHLARLGVYEMPRAQYLALLAAERDRPMAPELWIPGEWPCPLTS, from the coding sequence ATAGCGTTGCCTGAACTGCCCGACAATCCCTGCCTCTTTCCCGATCCTGTCCACGCCCTGGATCAACCCAACGGCTTGCTGGCGTTTGGTGGCGATCTCTCCCCTACCCGGCTGATGGCGGCCTACCGGCTGGGGATCTTCCCCTGGTTCAACCCGGGCGAACCCATCCTCTGGTGGTCCCCCAATCCCCGCGGCGTGATAGCGCCGGGGGAAGTGGTGATCAACACCAGCCTGCGAAAATGGCTGCGCAAGACCCCCTACCGCTACCGCTGCAATACCGCCTTCGACCAGGTGCTGGGCGGCTGCGCCGCCCCCCGTGAGGGCCAGAGCGGTACCTGGCTGAGCCCGCAGATGCGCACCGCCTACAACCGCCTCCACGGCCTGGGCTTTGCCCACAGCGTCGAGGTCTGGCTGGAAGACAAACTGGTGGGGGGCCTCTATGGCGTGACGGTGGGCAATATCTTCTGCGGCGAGTCCATGTTCCACCGCCACCCCAATGCCTCCAAGGCCGCCTTTGTGGCCCTGCACGCCCACCTCGAGGGCAAGGCGGCCCTCATCGATTGCCAGCTGATGAACCCCCACCTGGCGCGGCTCGGGGTGTACGAAATGCCCAGGGCCCAGTATCTGGCCCTGCTGGCCGCCGAACGCGACAGGCCCATGGCGCCTGAACTCTGGATCCCGGGAGAATGGCCATGTCCGTTAACCTCCTGA